In one window of Opitutus sp. GAS368 DNA:
- a CDS encoding acyl-CoA dehydrogenase family protein codes for MTPASIAAPWLAQLSPAEIAFLKKVAHFAATEIAPHADAWEKSEELPRAVFMKAGKLGLLGMTAPRARGGQGFGYAAYALAIRELAKHQAAFAIDLAAHNALGSGHLLAAGNPAQHKRVLTKLLKGTWLAAWALTEPEAGSDSGGVQTTATEVSPGKWELNGFKRYITLGRSSDIVIVMAVSGQTAEGRKEISAFLVERAEIIPVRKVPTCGLRASDTAEFKLVKAKAELVGPRGTGQATALACLDKGRIGVAAVSLGLARAALDAALKHALNRRQFGKRLADFQALQFMLADCEVELRAAEALVLQATALASRGERHTIESSVAKLYASEAASRICSRALQIHGGYGYTRDIPVERYWRDARLSEIGEGSSEVQRIVISRALLKGTAATLADIR; via the coding sequence ATGACTCCTGCATCGATTGCCGCTCCCTGGCTCGCCCAACTCTCGCCCGCTGAAATCGCCTTTCTCAAGAAGGTCGCGCACTTTGCCGCGACCGAGATCGCGCCGCACGCCGACGCGTGGGAGAAGTCGGAAGAACTGCCCCGCGCCGTCTTCATGAAGGCGGGCAAGCTCGGCCTGCTGGGCATGACCGCGCCGCGTGCGCGCGGCGGCCAGGGCTTCGGCTATGCGGCCTATGCCCTCGCCATCCGCGAGCTCGCCAAGCACCAGGCGGCATTCGCCATCGATCTCGCCGCGCACAACGCGCTCGGCTCCGGCCACCTGCTTGCCGCCGGCAACCCGGCCCAACACAAACGCGTCCTGACCAAACTGCTCAAGGGCACCTGGCTCGCCGCCTGGGCCCTCACCGAACCGGAAGCCGGCAGCGACAGCGGCGGCGTGCAGACCACGGCCACCGAGGTCAGCCCCGGCAAATGGGAGCTCAACGGCTTCAAACGCTACATCACGCTCGGCCGCTCTTCAGATATCGTCATCGTGATGGCCGTCAGCGGGCAGACCGCCGAGGGCCGCAAGGAAATCAGCGCCTTCCTGGTGGAGCGCGCCGAAATCATCCCGGTGCGCAAGGTGCCAACCTGTGGGCTCCGCGCCAGCGACACCGCCGAGTTCAAGCTGGTCAAGGCCAAGGCCGAGCTGGTCGGCCCGCGCGGCACCGGCCAGGCCACCGCCCTTGCCTGCCTCGACAAGGGCCGCATCGGCGTGGCCGCCGTCTCGCTCGGGCTCGCCCGCGCCGCGCTGGATGCCGCCCTCAAGCACGCCCTCAACCGCCGCCAGTTCGGCAAGCGGCTCGCCGACTTCCAGGCGCTGCAGTTCATGCTCGCCGACTGCGAGGTGGAGTTGCGCGCCGCCGAGGCCCTCGTGCTGCAGGCCACCGCCCTCGCCTCGCGCGGCGAGCGGCACACCATCGAATCGTCCGTCGCCAAGCTCTACGCGTCCGAGGCCGCCTCGCGCATCTGCAGCCGCGCCCTGCAAATCCACGGCGGCTACGGTTACACCCGCGACATCCCGGTCGAACGCTACTGGCGCGACGCGCGCCTCAGCGAGATCGGCGAAGGCTCGTCGGAGGTCCAGCGCATCGTCATCAGCCGGGCTTTGCTTAAAGGCACCGCAGCCACA
- a CDS encoding acyl-CoA carboxylase subunit beta, with protein sequence MPSPKTLLDYYHEFARQEAGLREGGGADGQARQHKLGRLFVRERLAALADDKGAAFLELGLWAAHGMYKEWGNFPGAGVVTGIADIGGRSCMVVANDATVKAGAFVPMTCKKVLRAQRIAFECNLPLVYLVDSAGVFLPMQDEIFPDEDDFGRIFRNNAVISAAGIPQYAAIMGNCVAGGAYLPVLCDKILMTEGSGLYLAGPQLVKAAIGQETDQETLGGAAMHAELSGTVDFKEKSDEACLKRLRSLVALLPAETPAALPPPAEPEFPATKMLDIVSLDGRREYDVRDLLRCLVDAGTMDEYKADYGKTLVTTFARLGGRPIGIVANQRMRVQSKASGLQMPGVIYADSADKAARFIMDCNQTRLPLLFLQDVSGFMVGKDAEQSGIIRSGAKMVSALSNSTVPKITVITGGSYGAGNYAMCGKAFDPRFIFAWPNAKYAVMGAAQASDVVYNILAKAAKDRPKEELDRLRQQVKENYVEQADIRYAAARGWVDAVIQPHETRATLLRTFALATRPAAKASFHTGVLQV encoded by the coding sequence GTGCCGTCCCCGAAAACCCTGCTCGACTATTACCACGAATTTGCCCGGCAGGAAGCCGGGCTGCGCGAAGGCGGCGGCGCGGACGGCCAGGCCCGCCAGCACAAGCTCGGGCGCCTGTTCGTGCGCGAGCGGCTCGCCGCACTGGCGGACGACAAGGGCGCGGCTTTCCTGGAGCTCGGACTCTGGGCCGCCCACGGCATGTATAAGGAGTGGGGCAACTTTCCCGGGGCCGGCGTGGTCACGGGCATCGCCGACATCGGCGGCCGCTCCTGCATGGTCGTGGCCAACGATGCCACGGTCAAGGCGGGCGCCTTTGTCCCGATGACGTGCAAGAAGGTGCTGCGCGCGCAGCGCATCGCCTTCGAGTGCAACCTGCCGCTCGTCTACCTCGTGGACTCGGCTGGTGTGTTCCTGCCGATGCAGGACGAGATTTTTCCCGACGAGGACGACTTCGGTCGGATTTTCCGCAACAACGCCGTCATTTCCGCCGCCGGCATCCCGCAATACGCGGCGATCATGGGCAACTGCGTCGCCGGCGGCGCCTACCTGCCGGTGCTGTGCGACAAGATCCTGATGACCGAGGGCAGCGGCCTCTACCTGGCCGGGCCGCAGCTGGTGAAGGCCGCGATCGGCCAGGAGACCGACCAGGAGACGCTGGGGGGCGCCGCCATGCACGCCGAGCTATCCGGCACGGTCGACTTCAAGGAGAAGAGCGACGAGGCCTGCCTGAAGCGCCTGCGCAGCCTGGTCGCGTTGCTGCCGGCTGAGACGCCCGCGGCGCTGCCACCGCCGGCCGAGCCCGAGTTTCCCGCGACCAAGATGCTCGATATTGTCTCCCTCGACGGCCGCCGGGAATACGATGTGCGCGATTTGCTGCGCTGTCTGGTCGATGCCGGCACGATGGACGAATACAAGGCCGACTACGGCAAGACGCTCGTCACCACCTTTGCGCGGCTGGGTGGGCGGCCGATCGGCATTGTGGCCAACCAGCGGATGCGCGTGCAGTCGAAGGCGAGCGGGCTGCAGATGCCCGGCGTCATCTACGCCGACTCCGCCGACAAGGCCGCGCGCTTCATCATGGACTGCAACCAGACGCGGCTGCCGCTGCTGTTCCTGCAGGATGTGTCGGGTTTCATGGTCGGCAAGGACGCCGAGCAGAGCGGCATCATCCGTTCCGGCGCCAAGATGGTCAGCGCCCTCAGCAATTCGACCGTGCCGAAGATCACCGTCATCACGGGCGGTTCCTACGGGGCCGGCAACTACGCGATGTGCGGCAAGGCCTTTGATCCGCGCTTCATCTTCGCCTGGCCGAACGCCAAGTATGCCGTGATGGGCGCCGCGCAGGCGAGCGACGTGGTCTACAACATCCTCGCCAAGGCGGCCAAGGACCGGCCCAAGGAGGAACTCGACCGCTTGCGCCAGCAGGTGAAGGAAAACTATGTCGAGCAGGCCGATATCCGCTACGCCGCGGCGCGCGGCTGGGTCGATGCCGTCATCCAGCCGCACGAAACGCGGGCGACGCTGCTGCGGACGTTTGCGCTGGCGACGCGGCCGGCCGCCAAGGCGTCGTTCCACACCGGCGTGCTGCAGGTCTGA
- a CDS encoding acyclic terpene utilization AtuA family protein, producing MSRPLKIANASGFWGDQPDAAVRLVAQQPDLDFITLDYLAEVSLSIMAITRAKDPAASYARDFIEVVQSLVKFWQGGGRTRIVTNAGGLDPRACGAAVRAELAKAGLAQLKVAVVSGDDVLALVRAGGPDFRNLETGAEPATVADRLVTANAYLGAEGITAALLAGAHIVITGRVADPSLTVGPCCAHFGWAATDHDRLAGATVAGHLLECGAQACGGFSTDWLDLPGSHDIGFPVAEISGDGSCVLTKPAGTGGAVTVQTVKEQLLYEIGDPGNYLSPDVIVSFLTLRVEQAGPDRVRISGATGRPPPATYKVSTTYRHGYKAHGMLTVFGDQAVAKARRAGEGVLRRLKEAGCVYRETLVECLGTGASVGGIVRRVPEGDLIETVLRISVAADTQEPVKRFTREIAPLVTCGPQGVTGYASGRPKVLPVFGYWPCLIARTAVKSTWQML from the coding sequence ATGTCCCGCCCGCTCAAGATCGCCAATGCGTCCGGTTTCTGGGGCGACCAGCCCGATGCCGCGGTGCGCCTTGTGGCGCAGCAGCCGGACCTCGATTTCATCACGCTCGATTATCTCGCGGAGGTATCGCTTTCCATCATGGCGATCACGCGCGCCAAGGATCCCGCGGCGAGTTATGCCCGGGACTTCATCGAGGTCGTGCAGTCACTGGTAAAATTCTGGCAGGGCGGCGGCCGGACCCGGATCGTCACCAATGCCGGTGGACTCGACCCGCGGGCTTGCGGCGCGGCCGTGCGCGCCGAGCTGGCCAAGGCGGGACTGGCGCAACTGAAGGTCGCCGTGGTTTCCGGCGACGACGTGCTGGCCTTGGTCCGCGCCGGCGGGCCGGACTTTCGCAACCTCGAGACCGGCGCGGAACCGGCCACCGTGGCGGACCGATTGGTCACGGCCAACGCCTACCTCGGCGCCGAGGGCATCACCGCGGCGTTGCTGGCCGGCGCGCATATCGTCATCACCGGCCGGGTGGCCGATCCCTCGCTGACCGTGGGACCGTGCTGTGCGCACTTTGGTTGGGCGGCGACCGATCATGACCGCCTCGCCGGCGCGACCGTGGCCGGTCATTTGCTGGAGTGCGGCGCGCAGGCCTGCGGGGGATTTTCCACCGACTGGCTCGATCTGCCCGGCTCGCACGACATCGGGTTTCCCGTGGCCGAAATTTCGGGCGACGGCTCATGCGTGCTGACCAAACCCGCGGGCACAGGCGGTGCGGTGACGGTGCAGACCGTCAAGGAGCAGCTGCTCTATGAGATCGGCGATCCCGGCAATTATCTTTCACCCGACGTGATCGTTTCGTTCCTGACTTTACGCGTGGAGCAAGCCGGGCCGGACCGCGTGCGCATTTCGGGCGCGACCGGTCGTCCGCCTCCGGCCACTTACAAGGTCAGCACCACCTACCGGCATGGTTACAAGGCCCACGGGATGCTCACGGTGTTCGGTGACCAAGCTGTCGCCAAGGCGCGGCGGGCGGGCGAGGGGGTCCTGCGCCGATTGAAGGAGGCCGGGTGTGTCTACCGCGAAACACTGGTCGAATGCCTCGGCACGGGAGCCAGCGTTGGTGGCATCGTCAGACGGGTGCCGGAGGGCGATTTGATCGAAACCGTGCTGCGCATCAGTGTGGCCGCCGACACGCAGGAGCCGGTGAAGCGCTTCACCCGCGAGATCGCGCCGCTCGTCACCTGCGGGCCGCAGGGCGTCACGGGTTACGCCTCGGGCCGCCCGAAAGTCCTGCCGGTTTTCGGCTACTGGCCATGCCTGATTGCGCGCACGGCCGTGAAGTCCACCTGGCAGATGCTATGA
- a CDS encoding enoyl-CoA hydratase-related protein produces MAASLVLAESAGPGITLLTLNHAEKRNALSIELVQALLAALTAVEKDPAQRVLVLTGAGPVFCAGLDLAEAADPARAHQSAELIGQVLRRLSESRLVTIAVVRGAAVAGGAGLMSACDFAFAEETARIGYPETRRGLVAALVMTFLRRQLRERDARRILLTGELFSAHHAEVIGLVNEALRGEQLMPAALHIAAEVMQGGPEAVGRTKQLLAQLWPASLPADLERAMATHLETRQSAEIQEGLAAFREKRPPKWVPGK; encoded by the coding sequence ATGGCTGCCTCCCTTGTGCTTGCGGAAAGTGCCGGTCCCGGCATCACGCTTCTGACGCTGAACCACGCCGAGAAACGCAATGCGCTCTCCATCGAGCTGGTGCAGGCGCTCCTGGCGGCTCTGACCGCCGTGGAAAAGGATCCGGCGCAACGCGTGCTGGTCCTCACCGGGGCCGGCCCGGTGTTTTGCGCCGGCCTGGATCTGGCCGAGGCGGCCGACCCGGCCCGGGCGCACCAGTCGGCCGAGTTGATCGGCCAGGTGCTGCGCCGGTTGAGCGAGAGCCGCCTGGTGACCATCGCGGTGGTGCGCGGCGCCGCCGTCGCCGGTGGCGCGGGCCTGATGTCAGCGTGTGATTTTGCGTTCGCCGAGGAAACGGCCCGGATCGGCTATCCCGAGACCCGGCGCGGCCTGGTGGCGGCCTTGGTGATGACTTTCCTGCGCCGCCAGCTGCGCGAGCGCGATGCCCGGCGGATCCTGCTGACGGGCGAGCTGTTCTCCGCGCACCACGCCGAGGTGATCGGCTTGGTCAACGAGGCGCTCAGGGGTGAGCAGCTGATGCCGGCGGCCCTGCACATCGCGGCGGAAGTGATGCAAGGCGGCCCCGAGGCGGTGGGGCGCACGAAGCAGTTGCTTGCCCAACTTTGGCCCGCCTCCCTCCCGGCGGACCTCGAGCGGGCGATGGCGACCCACCTCGAAACCCGCCAGTCGGCCGAGATCCAGGAAGGTCTGGCCGCGTTCCGTGAAAAGCGTCCGCCCAAGTGGGTGCCCGGCAAGTGA
- a CDS encoding RNA polymerase sigma factor produces MASEIFNQLVDAHYTPLFRFALSLTRNSSDAGDLTQQTFFIWAKQGHALREAGKAKSWLFTTLYREFLRSRRRAERVTALEDLGPVESDPPAPEVDIVTGMDAGLVVEALQEVDEVYRAPLTLFYMQDFSYKEIAEMLAVPIGTVMSRLSRGKAQLRTTLARKESAGRGKVVPFNTPSARKLS; encoded by the coding sequence ATGGCCAGTGAGATTTTCAACCAGTTGGTGGACGCGCACTACACGCCGCTGTTCCGCTTTGCCCTCAGCCTGACGAGGAACTCGTCAGACGCGGGCGACCTTACCCAGCAGACCTTCTTCATCTGGGCCAAGCAAGGACATGCGCTGCGCGAGGCCGGCAAGGCCAAGTCGTGGCTCTTCACCACGCTCTATCGCGAGTTTCTCCGCAGCCGGCGCCGCGCCGAGCGCGTCACGGCGCTCGAGGACCTGGGCCCCGTCGAATCCGACCCGCCGGCGCCGGAAGTGGATATCGTCACCGGGATGGATGCCGGTCTCGTGGTCGAAGCCCTGCAGGAGGTGGACGAGGTCTACCGCGCCCCCCTGACCCTTTTCTACATGCAGGATTTCTCCTACAAGGAGATTGCCGAGATGCTCGCGGTGCCGATCGGCACCGTCATGTCCCGCCTGTCGCGCGGGAAGGCCCAGCTCCGCACGACCCTGGCCCGCAAGGAATCCGCCGGGCGCGGCAAGGTCGTGCCCTTCAACACTCCGTCTGCGAGGAAACTCTCATGA
- a CDS encoding glucosidase — MKPVPSTAEHARLAEDADRGKNWKRWGPYLAERQWGTVREDYSADGEAWKYFTFEQAESRAYRWGEDGLLGITDRECRLCFALALWNGRDPRLKERLFGLTGPEGNHGEDVKEAYFYTASTPTHSHMRAVYHYPQAEFPYARLREENARRGRNVPEFELEDTGVFAENRYFEVTVEYAKGGPNDILIEISAKNCGPDRAPLHLLPTLWFRNSWSWGCKHDGCELKPRMQQLAPGHVQTHHESLGRFFWEIESAPGRPDPLLFTDNETNATRLFEAENAGPFVKDAFHDYVVRGQTGAVNAKRVGTKVAAHRVLDLAPGETAVMRLRLSAEAEAPGRPFGEGFAQVFAARRAEAEEFYASVLPAGVSAEERNVARQAFAGLLWSKQFYHFVVADWLEGDAKQPPPPAARRQGRNSDWPHLFNRDIISMPDKWEYPWFAAWDLAFHMIPFARIDPHFAKEQLNLFLREWYMHPNGQIPAYEWNFSDVNPPVHAWACWRVYKMTGPRGGRDRLFLARVFQKLVVNFTWWVNRKDPGGRHLFSGGFLGLDNIGVFDRSKPLPTGGQLEQADGTAWMAFYCSTMLAMALELAEEDPAYEDIASKFFEHFVAIADAMNNLGGAGLWHEEDGFYYDQLLIDGKTFPLRLRSAVGIIPLFAVEFIDEARLDRLPGFAKRTRWFLKNRKDLSAHISYLTQGKSGTGLRLLAIPSKERLQRMLRYVFDEKEFLSPYGVRSLSRIYQEQPFVLQAGGQEYRVDYVPGESDSGLFGGNSNWRGPVWFPTNFLLIEALERYHHFYGDSLTVEFPTGSGRQVTLQVAAQELSKRLVKLFLPGAAGERACHGAGGSKTEADRLQGMVLFHEYFHGETGQGLGASHQTGWTALVARLIEGIS, encoded by the coding sequence ATGAAGCCCGTCCCGTCCACTGCGGAACACGCGCGTCTGGCCGAGGACGCCGACCGCGGGAAGAACTGGAAGCGCTGGGGCCCGTATCTGGCCGAGCGGCAGTGGGGGACGGTGCGGGAGGATTACTCCGCGGACGGCGAGGCGTGGAAGTATTTCACCTTTGAGCAGGCCGAGAGCCGCGCCTACCGCTGGGGCGAGGACGGCCTGCTGGGCATCACGGACCGCGAATGCCGGCTGTGCTTCGCACTGGCGCTGTGGAATGGACGCGACCCGCGCCTGAAGGAGCGGCTGTTCGGCCTGACGGGTCCGGAAGGCAACCACGGCGAGGACGTGAAGGAGGCGTATTTCTACACGGCCAGCACGCCGACGCACAGCCACATGCGGGCGGTGTATCACTACCCGCAGGCCGAGTTCCCCTACGCGCGCCTGCGCGAGGAGAACGCCCGCCGCGGCCGGAACGTGCCCGAGTTCGAGCTGGAGGACACGGGGGTGTTTGCCGAGAACCGCTACTTCGAGGTGACGGTCGAATACGCCAAGGGCGGACCGAACGACATCCTGATCGAGATTTCCGCGAAGAACTGCGGGCCCGACCGCGCGCCGCTGCACCTCCTGCCGACGCTGTGGTTCCGCAATTCCTGGTCGTGGGGCTGCAAGCACGACGGCTGCGAACTCAAGCCGCGGATGCAGCAGCTGGCGCCGGGTCATGTGCAGACGCACCATGAATCGCTGGGGCGGTTCTTCTGGGAAATCGAGTCGGCGCCCGGCCGGCCCGACCCGCTGCTCTTCACCGACAACGAGACCAATGCGACCAGGCTCTTCGAAGCGGAGAATGCCGGGCCGTTCGTCAAGGACGCCTTCCACGACTACGTGGTGCGCGGTCAAACCGGCGCGGTGAACGCCAAGCGCGTCGGCACCAAGGTCGCGGCGCACCGGGTGCTCGACCTGGCCCCGGGCGAAACGGCGGTCATGCGCCTGCGGTTGAGCGCCGAGGCCGAGGCGCCCGGCCGGCCGTTTGGCGAGGGGTTTGCCCAGGTCTTCGCCGCCCGCCGGGCGGAGGCGGAAGAATTCTATGCCAGCGTCCTGCCGGCGGGCGTGAGCGCGGAGGAGCGCAACGTGGCGCGGCAGGCCTTCGCCGGATTGCTCTGGTCGAAGCAGTTCTATCACTTCGTGGTGGCGGACTGGCTCGAGGGTGACGCGAAGCAGCCGCCCCCGCCGGCGGCGCGGCGCCAGGGCCGCAACAGCGACTGGCCGCACCTGTTCAACCGTGACATCATCTCGATGCCGGACAAGTGGGAGTATCCGTGGTTCGCGGCGTGGGACCTGGCGTTCCACATGATCCCGTTTGCGCGGATCGATCCGCATTTCGCCAAGGAGCAGCTGAACCTGTTCCTGCGCGAATGGTATATGCACCCGAACGGCCAGATCCCGGCCTACGAGTGGAATTTCTCCGATGTGAACCCGCCGGTGCACGCGTGGGCCTGCTGGCGCGTCTACAAGATGACCGGGCCGCGCGGCGGACGCGACCGGTTGTTCCTGGCGCGGGTGTTCCAGAAACTCGTCGTCAATTTCACCTGGTGGGTGAACCGCAAGGATCCGGGCGGGCGGCACCTGTTCTCGGGCGGTTTCCTGGGGCTCGACAACATCGGCGTGTTCGACCGCTCGAAGCCGCTGCCGACCGGCGGGCAGCTCGAGCAGGCGGACGGCACGGCGTGGATGGCGTTTTATTGCAGCACGATGCTTGCGATGGCGCTCGAGCTGGCCGAGGAGGATCCGGCCTACGAGGACATCGCCTCGAAATTCTTCGAGCACTTTGTGGCGATCGCCGATGCGATGAACAACCTTGGCGGCGCCGGCCTGTGGCACGAGGAGGACGGGTTTTATTACGACCAGCTCTTGATTGACGGAAAAACCTTCCCGCTGCGGTTGCGGTCGGCCGTGGGCATCATCCCGCTGTTCGCGGTGGAGTTCATCGACGAGGCGCGGCTGGACCGTCTGCCGGGCTTTGCCAAACGGACCCGGTGGTTTCTGAAAAACCGCAAGGACCTGTCGGCGCACATTTCCTATCTTACCCAGGGCAAATCGGGCACCGGGCTGCGGCTGCTGGCGATACCGTCGAAGGAGCGGCTCCAGCGCATGCTGCGTTACGTTTTCGACGAAAAGGAATTTCTCTCGCCCTACGGCGTGCGGTCGTTGTCCCGGATTTACCAGGAACAGCCGTTTGTGCTGCAGGCCGGCGGTCAGGAATACCGCGTGGATTACGTGCCCGGCGAGTCGGACTCCGGTTTGTTCGGGGGTAACTCGAACTGGCGCGGGCCGGTGTGGTTTCCGACCAACTTCCTTCTAATCGAGGCCCTCGAGCGCTATCACCACTTCTACGGGGACAGTCTTACCGTTGAGTTTCCGACCGGAAGTGGCCGGCAGGTGACCCTCCAGGTAGCAGCCCAGGAACTGTCCAAGCGACTTGTAAAACTCTTCCTACCAGGTGCAGCGGGCGAGAGGGCTTGCCATGGGGCGGGAGGGTCAAAGACCGAAGCGGATCGGCTGCAGGGCATGGTCCTTTTCCATGAGTATTTCCATGGCGAGACCGGGCAGGGTCTCGGGGCCAGTCACCAGACTGGATGGACGGCATTGGTTGCGCGGCTCATCGAAGGCATTTCCTAA
- a CDS encoding haloacid dehalogenase-like hydrolase, whose amino-acid sequence MASTLFTQNIIACVWDFDKTLIPDYMQAPLFRRYGIDEPTFWAETNALAENYRKRGYSIAPEISYLNHLLTYVLAGKMPGLGNKVLRECGAEIKFYPGLPKFFESSRAWARAKPEYVKHEIQLEHYVVSTGLAEMIRGSALAPYIDATWACEFIENPLQPGFLKQNEFPLEAANEIAQIGVMIDNTTKTRAIFEINKGTNRNPAIDVNAKVTPEDRRIPLQNMIYIADGPSDVPSFSVVKKGGGKTYAVYNPAVRAEFEQNDRLRHTGRIDHYGPADYTENSATTNWLHLQIEKICDRIVTDREAAVASRMIRPPRHLNATPEEEAARKTANQPKQSSFLE is encoded by the coding sequence ATGGCTTCCACACTCTTCACACAGAACATCATCGCCTGCGTCTGGGATTTTGACAAGACATTGATTCCCGACTACATGCAGGCGCCGCTGTTCCGGCGCTACGGCATCGACGAGCCGACGTTCTGGGCCGAGACGAACGCCCTGGCGGAGAACTATCGGAAGCGCGGCTACAGCATCGCTCCGGAGATCAGCTACCTCAACCACCTGCTGACCTACGTGCTGGCCGGCAAGATGCCGGGCCTCGGCAACAAGGTGCTCCGGGAGTGCGGCGCCGAGATCAAGTTCTACCCCGGCCTGCCGAAGTTCTTCGAATCCTCCCGGGCGTGGGCCCGGGCCAAGCCGGAATACGTCAAGCACGAGATCCAGCTCGAGCACTATGTCGTCAGCACGGGCCTGGCGGAGATGATCCGCGGCAGCGCCCTCGCCCCTTACATCGACGCGACCTGGGCCTGCGAGTTCATCGAGAACCCGCTGCAACCCGGCTTCCTCAAGCAGAACGAATTCCCCCTCGAAGCCGCCAATGAGATCGCCCAGATCGGCGTCATGATCGACAACACGACGAAGACCCGCGCCATCTTCGAGATCAACAAGGGCACCAACCGGAACCCGGCCATCGACGTCAACGCCAAGGTCACGCCGGAGGACCGCCGGATTCCGCTGCAGAACATGATCTACATCGCCGACGGCCCGAGCGACGTGCCCAGCTTCTCCGTGGTCAAGAAGGGCGGCGGCAAGACCTACGCGGTCTACAATCCCGCCGTGCGCGCCGAGTTCGAGCAAAACGACCGCCTGCGCCACACGGGGCGCATCGATCACTACGGCCCCGCCGACTACACCGAGAACAGCGCCACGACGAACTGGCTCCACCTCCAGATTGAGAAGATTTGCGATCGCATCGTGACGGACCGCGAGGCGGCGGTCGCTTCGCGCATGATCCGGCCGCCGCGGCACCTGAACGCCACTCCGGAGGAAGAGGCGGCCCGCAAGACCGCCAATCAGCCCAAGCAGTCGTCGTTCCTGGAATAA
- the prfA gene encoding peptide chain release factor 1 has protein sequence MDLLPDITLFQRRLDELDAQMAAPSFYANPRKATEVSREQQSLRRLVETHADYERAGRELAEHAAILKDPAADAELRALAQQELPELQARRDRLHQAVLLAMIPPEPSDSRNTVFEIRAGTGGDEASLFAAELYRAYVRYAEGRGWKIQPMSSSSSDRGGLKEVIFLITGSEVYKQLKYESGVHRVQRIPVTEANGRIHTSTITVAVLPEAEEVDVQIDPQDLDISVMRASGPGGQGVNTTDSAVRIVHKPSGLMVYCADDRSQIKNKARAMAVLRSRLLKLKEDEEQAKYAAQRRGQIGTGGRSERIRTYNFPQNRMTDHRIGLTLYSLPAIMEGQLDPIIAALQRADFEEKLAALTGGPVPVRARTSDDD, from the coding sequence ATGGACCTTTTGCCCGACATCACCCTCTTTCAACGCCGCCTCGACGAGCTCGACGCGCAGATGGCGGCGCCGTCCTTCTACGCCAACCCGCGCAAGGCGACGGAGGTTTCCCGGGAACAGCAGTCGCTCCGCCGGCTCGTGGAAACCCATGCCGACTATGAACGGGCCGGGCGGGAACTGGCCGAGCATGCCGCCATCCTGAAGGACCCGGCGGCCGACGCCGAGCTGCGGGCGCTGGCCCAGCAGGAGTTGCCTGAATTGCAGGCCCGGCGCGACCGGTTGCACCAGGCGGTGTTGCTGGCCATGATCCCGCCCGAGCCGTCGGATTCCCGCAACACGGTGTTCGAAATCCGCGCCGGCACGGGGGGCGACGAAGCCAGCCTGTTTGCCGCCGAGCTCTATCGGGCCTATGTCCGGTATGCCGAGGGGCGCGGCTGGAAAATCCAACCGATGAGCTCCAGTTCGTCCGACCGGGGCGGGTTGAAGGAGGTCATCTTCCTCATCACCGGCTCGGAAGTCTACAAGCAGCTGAAATACGAAAGCGGCGTGCACCGGGTGCAGCGCATTCCCGTGACCGAGGCCAACGGCCGCATCCACACCTCCACGATCACGGTCGCCGTGCTGCCCGAGGCCGAGGAGGTCGACGTGCAGATCGATCCGCAGGACCTCGACATCAGCGTCATGCGGGCCAGCGGCCCGGGCGGGCAGGGGGTCAACACGACCGACTCCGCGGTGCGCATCGTGCACAAGCCGAGCGGGCTGATGGTCTATTGCGCCGACGACCGCTCCCAGATCAAGAACAAGGCCCGGGCCATGGCCGTGCTGCGTTCCCGCCTGCTCAAGCTCAAGGAGGATGAGGAGCAGGCCAAATACGCCGCCCAGCGCCGCGGCCAGATCGGCACCGGCGGACGCAGCGAGCGCATCCGCACCTACAATTTTCCCCAGAACCGCATGACCGACCACCGCATCGGCCTGACGCTTTACAGCCTGCCCGCCATCATGGAGGGCCAGCTCGACCCGATCATCGCGGCGCTGCAGCGGGCGGATTTTGAGGAGAAGCTGGCGGCCCTGACCGGGGGGCCGGTCCCGGTGCGCGCCCGGACCTCCGACGACGACTGA